Proteins encoded within one genomic window of Macrotis lagotis isolate mMagLag1 chromosome 3, bilby.v1.9.chrom.fasta, whole genome shotgun sequence:
- the NAT10 gene encoding RNA cytidine acetyltransferase: protein MQRKKVDNRLRVLIENGVAQRHRALFVLVGDRGKDQVVILHHMLSKAAVRARPSVLWCYKKELGFSSHRKKRMRQLQKKIKSGTLSIKQDDPFELFVAATNIRYCYYNETHKILGNTFGMCVLQDFEALTPNLLARTVETVEGGGIIVILLRTMNSLKQLYTMTMDVHSRYRTEAHQDVVGRFNERFILSLASCKNCIVIDDQLNILPISSHIANIQALPPKTQDDELSPSDLELKELKENLQDTQPVGVLVDCCKTLDQAKAVLKFIEAISEKTLRSTVALTAARGRGKSAALGLAIAGAVAFGYSNIFVTSPSPDNLHTLFEFIFKGFDALQYQEHLDYEIIQSLNPEFNKAVIRVNVFREHRQTIQYIHPGDAVKLGQAELVVIDEAAAIPLPLVKNLLGPYLVFMASTINGYEGTGRSLSLKLIQQLRQQSAQSQLSTTAENKATTTARLASARTLHEVSLQESIRYAPGDHVEKWLNGLLCLDCLGIARIISGCPLPEACELYYVNRDTLFCYHKASEAFLQRLMALYVASHYKNSPNDLQMLSDAPAHHLFCLLPPVPPTQNSLPEVLAVVQVCLEGEISRQSILNSLSRGKKAYGDLIPWTVSEQFQDPDFGSLSGGRIVRIAVHPDYQGMGYGSRALQLLQLYYEGQFPCLEEKVIQKTQEINTVSSEAVSLLEEAVTPRKDLPPLLLKLSERPAESLDYLGVSYGLTPRLLKFWKRAGFVPVYLRQTPNDLTGEHSCIMLKTLGQEEDSEQDPWLPAFWKDFRRRFLSLLAYQFSSFSPALALNILQNKNIREKSQAELSRGELEAAFLSYDLKRLEMYSRNMVDYHLIMDLVPAISRMHFLNQLGQLSLSAAQSALLLGLGLQHKTMDQLEKEIELPCSQLMGLFNRIIRKVVQLFSVIQEKAIEEQMVAAKDVIMEPTIKSLNEDLDEAAKEFQEKHEKEVGKLKNMDLSQYIIRGDDEEWNEALNKAGQNASIVSLKSDKKRKPEAEKELKQNKKLKKGRDMKSRNDGKQKRRK from the exons ATGCAGAGGAAGAAGGTGGACAACCGCCTCCGGGTGCTCATCGAGAACGGCGTGGCCCAGCGCCACAGGGCCCTCTTCGTCCTCGTGGGGGACCGGGGCAAGGACCAG GTGGTCATTCTCCACCACATGTTGTCAAAAGCTGCGGTGAGGGCCAGACCGTCTGTACTATGGTGTTACAAAAAAGAACTAGGGTTCAGCAG tCATCGGAAGAAGAGAATGAGGCAGTTACAGAAGAAGATAAAGAGTGGAACACTGAGCATCAAGCAGGATGACCCCTTTGAGCTCTTTGTGGCAGCCACCAACATCCGCTACTGCTATTACAATGAGACCCACAAGATTCTGGGGAACACTTTTGGGATGTGTGTCCTGCAG GATTTTGAGGCCCTGACCCCAAACCTGCTGGCGAGGACGGTGGAAACAGTGGAAGGGGGTGGGATCATTGTGATCCTCCTGCGGACCATGAATTCCCTTAAACAGCTATATACCATGACCATG GATGTGCATTCCCGCTACCGGACAGAGGCCCATCAGGATGTGGTGGGACGATTTAACGAAAG ATTCATTCTCTCCTTGGCCTCCTGTAAGAATTGCATCGTCATTGATGACCAACTCAACATCCTGCCCATATCCAGCCATATAGCCAACATTCAGGCCCTGCCTCCAAAGACGCAG GATGATGAGCTGTCCCCTTCAGACCTAGAGctgaaagaactgaaagaaaactTGCAGGACACTCAGCCCGTGGGTGTGTTGGTGGACTGCTGTAAAACACTGGACCAG GCCAAGGCTGTCCTGAAGTTCATCGAGGCCATCTCAGAGAAGACCCTTCGGAGCACGGTAGCACTCACAGCTGCCCGAGGACGGGGGAAGTCGGCTGCCCTGGGCTTGGCCATTGCCGGGGCAGTGGCTTTTGG atactccaatatctttgtcacgTCCCCCAGTCCAGATAATCTGCACACCCTATTTGAATTCATCTTTAAAGGCTTTGACGCCCTTCAGTACCAG GAGCATTTGGACTATGAGATTATCCAGTCACTGAATCCCGAGTTTAACAAGGCAGTGATCCGGGTGAATGTGTTCCGTGAGCATCGGCAGACTATTCAG TATATCCACCCTGGAGATGCAGTGAAGCTGGGACAGGCTGAGCTTGTTGTGATTGATGAAGCTGCTGCCATCCCCCTGCCTTTGGTGAAAAACCTGCTCGGACCCTACCTTGTGTTCATGGCTTCCACCATCAATGG CTATGAGGGAACTGGACGCTCGCTGTCCCTCAAACTGATCCAGCAGCTGCGGCAACAGAGCGCACAGAGTCAGCTGAGCACCACTGCGGAGAACAAGGCCACCACCACTGCCCGTCTGGCCTCAG CCCGAACGCTGCATGAAGTCTCCCTCCAGGAATCTATCCGATATGCACCTGGAGACCACGTGGAGAAGTGGCTCAATGGCCTCTTGTGTCTGGACTGCCTCGGCATTGCCAGAATCATCTCTGGCTGCCCTCTCCCAGAGGCCTGTGAACT CTACTATGTGAACCGAGACACCCTCTTCTGTTACCACAAGGCCTCAGAAGCCTTCCTCCAGAGACTGATGGCTCTCTACGTGGCCTCTCACTACAAG AACTCTCCCAATGATCTTCAGATGCTCTCTGACGCCCCAGCTCACCATCTCTTCTGTCTCCTGCCACCAGTTCCTCCTACCCAGAATTCCTTGCCAGAAGTACTGGCTGTTGTCCAG GTCTGCCTCGAGGGGGAAATCTCTCGGCAGTCCATCCTGAACAGCTTGTCTCGAGGGAAGAAGGCCTATGGAGATCTGATTCCCTGGACCGTCTCTGAGCAG TTCCAAGATCCTGATTTTGGCAGTCTTTCGGGGGGAAGGATTGTCCGCATCGCTGTGCACCCAGATTACCAGGGG ATGGGCTATGGCAGCCGGGCTTTGCAGCTGCTTCAGTTGTACTATGAGGGCCAGTTCCCCTGCTTGGAAGAGAAAGTTATCCAGAAAACACAAGAAATCAACACTGTGAGCAGCGAG GCTGTCAGCTTGTTGGAAGAGGCTGTGACCCCCCGCAAGGACCTGCCCCCCTTACTCCTCAAGCTGAGTGAGAGGCCTGCTGAAAGCCTGGACTACTTGGGTGTTTCCTATGGCTTGACGCCCAGACTGCTCAA GTTCTGGAAGCGGGCTGGATTTGTTCCTGTGTATCTAAGACAGACACCG AATGACCTGACAGGGGAGCACTCTTGTATCATGCTGAAGACTCTTGGTCAAGAGGAAGACTCTGAGCAGGATCCCTGGCTCCCAGCCTTTTGGAAAG ACTTCCGAAGACGCTTTCTATCCTTGCTGGCCTACCAGTTCAGCTCCTTCTCACCTGCTCTGGCTCTGAACATCCTCCAGAATAAAAATATCAGGGAGAAATCCCAGGCAG AATTGAGCCGAGGAGAGCTGGAGGCCGCCTTTCTGTCCTATGACTTGAAGAGGCTGGAGATGTACTCCCGGAACATGGTGGACTATCACCTGATCATGGACCTGGTCCCGGCCATCTCCAGGATGCACTTCCTGAACCAGCTGGGGCAGCTGTCACTGTCAGCGGCACAGTCG GCCCTCCTGCTGGGGCTTGGTCTCCAGCACAAGACCAtggaccagctggaaaaggagattgagCTGCCCTGCAGCCAGCTGATGGGACTTTTCAACAGGATCATTCGCAAAGTGGTGCAG ctGTTCAGCGTGATCCAGGAAAAGGCCATCGAGGAGCAGATGGTGGCGGCAAAAGATGTGATCATGGAGCCCACCATTAAATCCCTGAATGAAGACCTG GATGAAGCTGCAAAGGAAttccaggaaaaacatgaaaaagaagtgggGAAGCTCAAGAACATGGATCTCTCCCA ATACATAATCCGGGGTGACGATGAAGAGTGGAATGAAGCTCTGAACAAAGCTGGACAGAACGCCTCCATCGTCAGCCTGAAAAG TGACAAGAAGAGAAAACCTGAAGCTGAAAAAGAGCTGAAACagaacaagaaattgaagaaaggccGAGATATGAAGAGCAGAAATGACGGCAAacagaaaaggaggaaatag